The Carassius carassius chromosome 9, fCarCar2.1, whole genome shotgun sequence genome includes a region encoding these proteins:
- the LOC132149427 gene encoding ribonucleoprotein PTB-binding 1-like, producing the protein MAAAISVSSAARDEKSFTGANYAPNLLYKCYDQAAELEILGFETGEQVEADTGDEGSPTASGCPRRPDDELTALSPEEIAGRLERTRREFYNRRKIIIKNLPADISNQEVHELLSSYDLKYCFVDKYKGTAFVTLLNGEQAQFAIKEFHQHVLRDREISVQLQPTDALLCIANLPRAFTQQQFDELVRPFGNIERCFLVHSSTTGHSKGYGFVEYMKKDSAARAKSELLGKQLGSRMLYVHWTEVGSLTFPMLHSLCLCVDRLPQNILSAQDLCSVLIDTHTPTFCQLAQGQDCNFQRFAVLEFSTPEMAEDVQRLMDGRALGGSRIRVSFCAPGPPGRSMLAALIAAQTMALNRGKGLLPEPNAMQILTGLSNPATLKMLLASLNPGHKQGLLGAVPAVPLMANPALSAALMQLLLQNQVQQAGLLSENPLAALPLQQGINMMGEMSQGAMSSTLGLQSETLGPIKQPSLSRPLGRENETPATPTSFPPAASLALQGLNLPFLCGMLGADGPTLPGSSILGEPPKVGVSQNPFLSASSIFASSGASTRAHPYRKRTALGNTSNHRANHSIHSNYSLHFQESCTSEFPLHQDSLSHLYEQQEVLENAALPSYGLQHSRHTDFSDAGSPFSYPPSPPQSSYFSFGAHTSILSTQLNKAVGMPPVTHSSLFSAAPGAGMKTPVGGQKRLFSRLIPSPEPSPEGGYVGQHSQGLRGHYADSYLKRKRIL; encoded by the exons ATGGCGGCTGCGATTTCCGTTAGCTCAGCTGCCAGAGACGAGAAATCCTTCACTGGTGCCAATTATGCCCCGAATCTACTCTATAAATGTTACGATCAAGCAGCCGAACTCGAAATCTTGGGGTTTGAAACGGGCGAACAAGTTGAAGCGGACACCGGCGATGAAGGCTCACCGACGGCCAGTGGCTGTCCGCGACGGCCCGATGATGAACTGACGGCCCTTAGTCCAGAAGAGATTGCTGGACGTTTGGAAAGAACAAGAAGGGAGTTTTATAATCGGCGAAAAATAATTATCAAGAACCTCCCAGCCGATATCAGCAATCAG gaGGTGCACGAGCTGTTAAGTAGCTATGATTTGAAGTACTGCTTTGTGGACAAATACAAAGGGACCG CCTTTGTGACGCTACTGAACGGTGAACAGGCCCAGTTTGCCATAAAGGAGTTTCATCAGCATGTTCTCCGTGATCGTGAGATCTCTGTGCAGCTGCAGCCGACAGACGCTCTGCTGTGCATCGCCAACCTTCCCAGGGCTTTCACCCAGCAGCAGTTTGATGAGCTTGTCCGCCCCTTCGGAAACATTGAGCGTTGCTTCCTGGTGCACAGCTCCACCACAGGCCACTCGAAGGGCTATGGCTTCGTGGAGTACATGAAGAAGGACTCTGCAGCCAGGGCGAAGTCAGAGCTGCTGGGGAAGCAGCTTGGGTCACGAATGCTGTACGTACACTGGACCGAGGTTGGCTCGCTTACGTTTCCCATGCTACACTCGCTCTGCCTCTGTGTGGACCGACTACCTCAAAACATCCTCAGTGCTCAGGATCTCTGCAGTGTGCTGAttgacacacacactcccacattCTGCCAG CTTGCTCAGGGTCAGGATTGTAATTTTCAACGGTTTGCAGTGCTGGAGTTCTCCACACCTGAGATGGCTGAGGATGTGCAGCGGCTGATGGATGGCAGAGCTTTGGGTGGCTCTCGTATACGTGTGTCCTTCTGTGCCCCAGGACCACCAGGAAGAAGCATGCTGGCTGCTCTCATCGCCGCCCAGACCATG GCCTTGAACAGAGGGAAAGGTCTCCTTCCTGAACCCAATGCCATGCAGATCCTAACTGGCCTCAGTAACCCTGCCACACTGAAGATGCTGCTGGCGTCTCTCAACCCAGGGCATAAACAAG GCCTGCTGGGAGCTGTTCCCGCTGTACCTCTGATGGCTAACCCTGCCCTCTCTGCTGCCCTCATGCAGCTGCTGCTCCAGAACCAAGTCCAACAG GCTGGACTGTTGAGTGAAAATCCTCTGGCTGCTCTTCCTCTCCAGCAAGGCATTAACATGATGGGAGAGATGTCTCAAG gCGCTATGTCTTCAACACTGGGCTTGCAGAGTGAAACTCTTGGCCCCATCAAACAACCATCCCTCAGCCGACCTCTTGGGAGAGAGAACGAGACCCCAGCTACACCGACCAGCTTTCCCCCAGCAGCCTCTCTGGCACTGCAGGGACTGAATTTGCCCTTCCTGTGTGGGATGTTAGGAGCAGATGGGCCGACTCTACCAGGG tCATCTATATTGGGCGAGCCTCCCAAAGTTGGTGTATCCCAGAATCCTTTTCTCAGTGCCTCTAGCATATTCGCATCCTCAG GTGCCAGCACAAGGGCTCACCCCTACAGGAAGAGAACAGCGCTTGGCAACACGTCTAACCATCGTGCCAACCACAGCATCCACTCAAACTACAGCCTGCACTTCCAGGAGTCTTGCACATCAGAGTTTCCTCTGCACCAG GACTCTTTGTCTCATTTGTATGAGCAGCAGGAGGTTCTGGAAAATGCAGCACTTCCCAGCTATGGTCTGCAG CACTCCAGGCACACAGACTTTAGTGATGCAGGATCTCCTTTCAGCTATCCTCCCAGCCCCCCCCAGTCCTCTTATTTCAGCTTTGGAGCCCATACCAGCATCCTATCCACCCAGCTCAATAAG GCTGTTGGAATGCCTCCAGTGACTCATTCCAGCTTATTTTCTGCTGCACCTGGTGCTGGTATGAAG ACTCCGGTCGGTGGGCAGAAGCGTCTGTTTTCCCGTCTCATCCCGTCTCCAGAGCCCAGTCCAGAGGGTGGATATGTAGGTCAGCACTCTCAGGGTCTCAGGGGGCACTACGCCGACTCCTACCTGAAACGAAAGCGCATCTTATGA